CAACGGAGGAAGTGGTTTCCATTATCAACTCTCTGCAGTCACGTTCAAAAGAGACAGTACTGGCAACCCAGAAAAGCGGTGAGCTAATTCAGAGCTGTGTAGAACAAACCCTTCTCGCCGGAGAGGTGATTCAGCAGATAGGTAACGGCGTAGATTCTATTGCTGAGATGAGCATTCAGGTGGCAAGTACCTGTAGTGAACAGAGTTCCGTAACGGAAGATTTGCACCGAAATGTCGAGCAGATTAATGACTTCTCTGAAGGCGTTACCCTTGGCGCATCACAGACGGTGCAGGCTTGTTCTGATTTAGGCCATCAGGCGGCAAACCTGCTTAATATCGTGCAGAAGTTCAAAATTAGCTGATAACTGAACGCTGGCGGTTACGCTCAGACTTCAGCTCTTAACTGATCCAGAAAAGAGAGCATAAACCGGGTGCGTTTTTCCGCCTCGGTTTTTGCTGATTGGGTATTGAAGGTGTCAGCCAGCCTGAGCAGTTTTACGTAAAAGTGGTCAACCGCATACTGCTTATCATCGGGCCGACGAGTATCGCAAAAAGCATCCTGTGGATGATAAAGTGGTGTGCCCAACTGGGTAGTTACCTGCATCCAGCGGGTGACACCAATAGCGCCTAATGCATCCAGCCTGTCGGCATCCTGAACAATACTGGCTTCAGTCGTTTCCGGCTTAATTCCGGCACTAAAACTGTGCGCTGCGATAGCGTGATAGATGCCGTCGAACCACTTCTCCGGGTAGTTAATTTCCCTCAGAAAAGCGATCGCTTTTTCCGCCGCCATTACCGAGCTCTGAGTCCGTTGCGGATGGTTTTTTGCCAGCGAGACACAGTCATGCAGATAGGCGGCAGGTACAACAATCTCAGCAATAGCCTGCTCCGGTTGGCAAAGTTGTTTTGCGCTTTTAACCACCCGTAACACATGATTAATATCGTGAGCGGCATCCTGAGTCATCTCTTTTTCCACAAAGGAGAGCATCTTCTGCTCATACTCGTTGATCATAATTAATCTCTTTATCAGATGGTTAGCTGCCAGCATAGGGAGATCAATACTACATTAAAATGGAACAAATTGGACTCGTAAAGTGACAGCAGAACTCTTACCATAAGCACCCATGTTAACCAAAAAAGTAACCTATTATGTCTTACCCTCCATGCCCTCAATGTCAGTCTGAATATGTATATCAAGATCAGGAGCAACTGGTTTGCCCTGAATGTGCTTACGAATGGAACCCGTCGGAAGCCGCTGATGATATTCCCAATGTAAAGGACGCCAACGGCACACAGCTTAGTGAAGGGGATAAGGTCACCATCGCCAAAGACCTGAAGGTAAAAGGTAGCTCACAGGTGCTAAAGATTGGGACTAAAGCGGTGATCAGGCGTATTGTTGACGGCAAAGATCACCAGCTTGATTGTAAGGTAGATGGTACCGGCGAGATGATGATTACGGCGAAGTACGTGAAGAGAGCCGGATAAACTCTTTCGTCGCGATACCGGCCACAATCAGAACGACACCGGTCAGGCTCAGCAGCATATTCTGAGGCAATCCAATGAGCATATCGATTAGCAGGCTAAGCAGCATCTGACCGCTGATCACCAGAATAATGGCGTTGGTGGAGCCGAGTTTTGTCATCACCAGACTGTTGACCGCCACATAAAGGGCGCCGATGACCCCGCCGGTATACAGAGTAAAGTCCGTAGGCAGTTGCTCAGGCAGTCCAAACCAACTCAGAACCAGCAGAGTCAGAAAAGCAAAACCGATAAGGTGGTTGATATAAGAGGCGTGAAATGCCCCGCGATACTGGCTCAGCTGTCCGTTTAGTATCCTGCTCAGTGCGATACAGATACCGTTAATCAGGGCGAGAAATATATAGAAAATCATGTTTAGCTCCGGGCAAAAATAA
This is a stretch of genomic DNA from Vibrio sp. SCSIO 43137. It encodes these proteins:
- a CDS encoding HD domain-containing protein; translation: MINEYEQKMLSFVEKEMTQDAAHDINHVLRVVKSAKQLCQPEQAIAEIVVPAAYLHDCVSLAKNHPQRTQSSVMAAEKAIAFLREINYPEKWFDGIYHAIAAHSFSAGIKPETTEASIVQDADRLDALGAIGVTRWMQVTTQLGTPLYHPQDAFCDTRRPDDKQYAVDHFYVKLLRLADTFNTQSAKTEAEKRTRFMLSFLDQLRAEV
- a CDS encoding zinc ribbon domain-containing protein YjdM translates to MSYPPCPQCQSEYVYQDQEQLVCPECAYEWNPSEAADDIPNVKDANGTQLSEGDKVTIAKDLKVKGSSQVLKIGTKAVIRRIVDGKDHQLDCKVDGTGEMMITAKYVKRAG
- a CDS encoding DMT family transporter, yielding MIFYIFLALINGICIALSRILNGQLSQYRGAFHASYINHLIGFAFLTLLVLSWFGLPEQLPTDFTLYTGGVIGALYVAVNSLVMTKLGSTNAIILVISGQMLLSLLIDMLIGLPQNMLLSLTGVVLIVAGIATKEFIRLSSRTSP